The genome window CTATGATTGGTAAAGGTTTTTTAACACCATTTGCAGCATTGATAATCCCGATTATCATTAAAATTAAAGAAGCAAATCCTAAAATTCCGATAAAAGGAATATTAACTGCATACATAATAATGTTCAAAAGTATTCCCCAAATAAATGAGAAAATTACTAATCCTAAAGCTTGTTTCAAATGAAATTTTAATAAATCATCTGCTTTATCTTTTCCTATAACGAAAGCTATAATCCAGCCAATAATAGTAATGTACGATACGATTGATAATGTTTTGTTATCCATAGTTATAATTTTGTTGGTTATGTTTTGATTTATTTTCTGATACAAATTTGTTCGAAATCAAAATCAAAAAAAAGTTTAGACTTACTACTTTATTACTACAGTCATAAATATCAATGACTACAGATTAACTACAGATTTAAACAACAGTCTAATTGTCAATATTATACATTTTTATAATTCAGGAAATTT of Empedobacter falsenii contains these proteins:
- a CDS encoding DUF4870 domain-containing protein; translated protein: MDNKTLSIVSYITIIGWIIAFVIGKDKADDLLKFHLKQALGLVIFSFIWGILLNIIMYAVNIPFIGILGFASLILMIIGIINAANGVKKPLPIIGSIFEDKFAFIG